In a single window of the Pocillopora verrucosa isolate sample1 chromosome 4, ASM3666991v2, whole genome shotgun sequence genome:
- the LOC131780360 gene encoding G-protein coupled receptor GRL101-like: MAELPKGFFKHLTHIIRVTLDTNLMCCHLDLFRQDADCEYSFNDNFASCHSMFRHHAPRRTLWIVGLLSLLGSLFVVGWQYFYPDNNVVQSIMLVNLGVSDGIMGIYLIIIGIKDLQWSGEYYLHDYEWRTGWFCHFNGAMSVFSSEVSVMMISLIALDRLKNIVFPYTFAKITPRQTCIMCVVIWLVGGVMAFLPLSGMHYFSERYYGNNVVCLPLQLSPELQEGWEYSTSIFIVLNFSLFIFIMVAYVAILWKSWSSSRRLGAHGTVREIRARAQSAQAKRERALAKRVFFIILTDFLCWMPIITIGIRSHVEKTFDPPGDLALWIAVFALPINSAINPLLYTLSAPQVQPVLKAKLMKLWSSFRSIFSRVQNQEEADNDQQGQIGNGDERANVEEGEQIEMQVLEYNEIPEVEAPELPAPQPGEQIEMQVLEYNETPEVEAPELPAPQPGEQIEMQVLEYNESPRVEALELPAPQPAIDPSNPSSSDYQEDFDIRPATTKTVVAGKYEEQVEVEEISVPSNKGAKKGEEEVKAPEPDMDVAEEGEEEVFDTRL; this comes from the exons atggccgagctccccaaaggctttttcaagcatttgacGCACATCATCAGAGT AACTTtggacaccaacctgatgtgcTGCCATCTCGATCTTTTCAGGCAGGATGCTGATTGCGAATACTCCTTCAATGACAATTTCGCAAGCTGCCACTCCATGTTCCGCCACCATGCTCCCAGGAGAACTCTTTGGATTGTCGGTCTTCTCTCGTTGCTAGGGTCTTTATTCGTAGTTGGGTGGCAGTATTTCTACCCTGATAACAATGTGGTCCAGTCTATCATGTTGGTGAATCTGGGTGTATCTGACGGCATCATGGGGATATACCTTATCATTATTGGCATAAAAGACCTGCAATGGTCAGGGGAATACTACCTGCATGACTATGAGTGGCGCACCGGttggttttgccatttcaatggtgccatgtctgtcttttcaagtgaagtgtcagtgatgatgatttctctgatCGCATTGGACAGACTCAAGAACATCGTGTTTCCTTacacctttgcaaaaattaccccAAGGCAGACCTGTATAATGTGCGTGGTTATCTGGCTGGTGGGAGGCGTTATGGCATTCCTTCCCTTGTCCGGAATGCACTATTTCAGTGAGAGGTATTATGGCAATAATGTAGTGTGCCTGCCCCTGCAGCTTTCCCCTGAATTACAAGAAGGCTGGGAATACTCCACTTCCATCtttatcgttttgaatttttccctattcatcttcatcatgGTTGCTTATGTTGCCATCTTGTGGAAATCATGGTCGTCAAGCAGACGGCTTGGTGCACATGGAACTGTTCGTGAAATACGAGCAAGAGCACAAAGTGCAcaagctaaaagagaaagagcacttgccaagagagtcttcttcattattctgaccgatttcttgtgttggatgCCAATCATTACTATCGGCATCCGGTCCCAcgtcgagaaaacatttgatccaCCTGGTGATCTGGCACTGTGGATTGCAGTGTTTGCTCTGCCGATCAATTCAGCTATCAACCCATTGCTGTATACGCTTTCTGCTCCGCAg GTTCAGCctgtgttgaaagcaaaactgatgaagctgtggtccagttTTCGATCTATTTTCAGCAGAgtacaaaatcaagaag AAGCAGATAATGATCAGCAGGGACAGATTGGAAATGGAGATGAGCGTGCTAACGTCGAAGAGG gagagcaaattgaaatgcaggtatTGGAATACAACGAAAtcccagaagtggaagcccctgaattgcctgcACCGCAACCAG gagagcaaattgaaatgcaggtatTGGAATACAACGAAACTccagaagtggaagcccctgaattgcctgcACCGCAACCAG gagagcaaattgaaatgcaggtatTGGAATACAACGAAAGCCCAAGAGTGGAAGCCCTTGAATTGCCTGCACCGCAACCAG CAATTGATCCATCCAATCCATcttcctcag ATTATCAGGAGGATTTTGACATCAGACCAGCCACTACAAAGACTGTGGTAG CTGGTAAATATGAGGAGCAGGTGGAGGTTGAAGAGATTTCGGTGCCCAGTAACAAAG GAGCTAAAAAAGGTGAAGAAGAAGTGAAGGCGCCTGAGCCTGACATGGATGTCGCAGaggaag GGGAAGAAGAGGTGTTTGATACCAGACTTTAG